In Pseudobdellovibrio exovorus JSS, the genomic stretch AGCGGGATTAGTACTGTTCGTTTTAGCGCAAATAGCTAAAGGATTCATTCCTGCTGCAGCTTCACTGCCATTGACATCATAAAAGCTATAAGAACAGAACTCCTGTTCTTTTTTCAGGCTGCGATTTTTGTACTGAATGCCAGGATAGTGTTTGGGGATAACACAGATCTCATTTTGTCCACGAGGTGATCGGAATGAGACAGTCTTTTCACCACGGGGGATGCTGATATTCAAGGTCGCATGGGCCACCATAGATGTAAGGGACAGAATACCAATAGCCATAGCGTGCATTTTGACTGACATTTTCTACCTCGTTTAAATGAATAAGAGGGTAGATGCCAAAAGTATTCCAAATGAGTCTTCATTTAAAATAGCGTAATACAGACCTGACGGAGGTTTACTGTCTAAAAACTGGCAGGGGACCTTTTTTGTCCTTCAAGATCCTTTAAGAACTGAGGTAGGGGGATAGGCTTTGAGTAAAGGTAGCCTTGTCCATAATCAGAGCCAAGGCCGTACATCACACTGGCTTCGGCTTCGGATTCGATGCCTTCAGAGATCACTTTAACATTTAACTGACTGGCTAAAAAGACAATCGAGCGGATGATCGCACGTGTGCGCTCATCTTTTAAAACGTTCATCACAAAAGAGCGATCAATTTTAATATAGTTGATCGGCATCTGCGCTAAGTACTGCAAGCTCGAAAACCCAGTGCCAAAATCATCTAATGAAATTTCAAAACCAATATCACGGCATTGGTTCAGAACATCGATGATGGCTCCACCTTCCATGAGAATGCGCTCCGTGATTTCCAATTTAAAGTTTTCAGCTTTAACTCCGTGTTTGATCAGAAGTGCTTTCAGCGTCGGAAGGAAATCATGGTGGGCAAACTGGCGTCCAGAAACATTAATGCTGACAGTGAAGTTCGCGGGGGCTTTTTCACGAATTTGTTTGAAGTGCATAAAGCACTCTTCAAAAATCCAATAGCCCACAGGAACAATCATAGAGGAGTTTTCTAAAACATCGACAAAGTAACCTGGCGAAATTAAACCTTGGCTTGGGCTTTCCCAACGAATCAGAGCTTCTGAGCCGATCAGTTTGTTGTGAGCAAGGTCGTGAATAGGTTGATGATAGATTTGAAATTCGCGATTTTGAAAAGCTGTATTGATTTGACTTTCAAAGCGCAATTTATCAACAGCACTTAATCCGTGTTGTTGAATGGCAGTATCTTCTAGATGGATACCCGTATTGGATTGATTTTGCTGTCGAAGTCGGCGCAAAAGGATTCTCATCATCA encodes the following:
- a CDS encoding EAL domain-containing protein; translated protein: MQVKKDELIFIQGQKGDHAYIIEEGQVEIFHKLKNDQESHLAILGQGELFGEMALIDTNIRSASARALSDCRLLVIEKNQLIEKLDASDSVVQLMMRILLRRLRQQNQSNTGIHLEDTAIQQHGLSAVDKLRFESQINTAFQNREFQIYHQPIHDLAHNKLIGSEALIRWESPSQGLISPGYFVDVLENSSMIVPVGYWIFEECFMHFKQIREKAPANFTVSINVSGRQFAHHDFLPTLKALLIKHGVKAENFKLEITERILMEGGAIIDVLNQCRDIGFEISLDDFGTGFSSLQYLAQMPINYIKIDRSFVMNVLKDERTRAIIRSIVFLASQLNVKVISEGIESEAEASVMYGLGSDYGQGYLYSKPIPLPQFLKDLEGQKRSPASF